Proteins encoded together in one Agromyces sp. 3263 window:
- a CDS encoding phosphoribosyltransferase family protein, with the protein MSSERFTDRRDAGRRLAGVLAERPLVRALVDPVVLGLPRGGVPVAAEVALALDAPLDVLVVRKLGLPRQPELAMGAIGERGARVLNHDVLVQGRVSTEELAAVERRERAELEARLLRFRGDAPPIDLAGRTAVIVDDGVATGATARVASLVARELGAASVVLAMPVGAPESVAELAAMPEVDEVVCLNTPHGFMSVGMHYLDFRQTTDAAVQAILADAHHDRHGGRPGADR; encoded by the coding sequence ATGTCCAGTGAGCGCTTCACCGACCGGCGCGACGCGGGTCGCCGCCTGGCGGGCGTCCTCGCCGAGCGCCCGCTCGTTCGCGCCCTCGTCGACCCGGTCGTGCTCGGCCTGCCGCGTGGCGGGGTGCCCGTCGCCGCCGAGGTCGCCCTGGCGCTGGACGCGCCGCTCGACGTGCTCGTCGTGCGCAAGCTGGGCCTGCCGCGCCAGCCCGAGCTCGCGATGGGGGCCATCGGCGAGCGCGGTGCGCGCGTGCTCAACCACGACGTGCTCGTGCAGGGCCGCGTCTCGACCGAGGAGCTCGCCGCCGTCGAGCGGCGCGAGCGCGCCGAGCTCGAGGCACGGCTGCTGCGGTTCCGCGGGGATGCGCCGCCGATCGACCTCGCCGGCCGCACGGCCGTGATCGTCGACGACGGCGTGGCGACGGGTGCGACCGCCCGCGTGGCGAGCCTCGTCGCGCGAGAACTGGGCGCGGCATCCGTGGTGCTCGCGATGCCCGTCGGCGCTCCCGAGAGCGTCGCCGAGCTCGCGGCCATGCCCGAGGTCGACGAGGTGGTCTGCCTCAATACGCCGCACGGCTTCATGTCCGTCGGCATGCACTACCTGGACTTCCGGCAGACGACGGATGCCGCGGTGCAGGCCATCCTGGCCGACGCGCATCATGATCGCCACGGCGGCCGACCGGGTGCCGACCGCTGA
- a CDS encoding putative protein N(5)-glutamine methyltransferase: protein MPAEPDPALAARLRAAGCVFAEDEAALLTEAVDGRPDAPAELERLVARRVAGEPLEQLLGWAEFAGRRVLLEPGVFVPRRRTEVLAGEAARLALAVREQGRTPVVVDLCCGAGAIGAAVADAAGPVELVAADIDPAAVRAARRNLEPLGAFVVVGDLFDALPGELRGRVDVLAVNAPYVPTAEIAMMPPEARDHEAHVALDGGDDGLDVHRRVAASARAWLAPGGSVLVETSRRQAPTTEALLRAGGLSTTIVRDDELAATVAIGRRAPND, encoded by the coding sequence GTGCCTGCAGAACCGGACCCCGCCCTCGCGGCCAGGCTGCGCGCGGCGGGGTGCGTCTTCGCCGAGGACGAGGCCGCCCTGCTCACCGAGGCCGTCGACGGACGACCCGATGCCCCGGCCGAGCTCGAGCGCCTCGTCGCCCGCCGGGTGGCGGGGGAGCCGCTCGAGCAGCTGCTCGGCTGGGCCGAGTTCGCCGGCCGCCGGGTCCTCCTCGAGCCCGGCGTGTTCGTGCCGCGACGGCGTACGGAGGTGCTCGCTGGTGAGGCCGCCCGCCTCGCACTGGCGGTGCGCGAGCAGGGGCGAACACCGGTGGTCGTCGACCTGTGCTGCGGCGCCGGGGCGATCGGCGCGGCGGTGGCGGATGCCGCGGGGCCGGTCGAGCTCGTCGCCGCCGACATCGACCCGGCCGCCGTCCGGGCCGCGCGCCGCAACCTCGAGCCGCTGGGTGCGTTCGTCGTCGTCGGCGACCTCTTCGACGCGCTGCCCGGCGAGCTCCGCGGGCGCGTCGACGTGCTCGCCGTCAACGCGCCCTACGTGCCCACCGCCGAGATCGCGATGATGCCGCCCGAGGCGCGCGACCACGAGGCACACGTCGCCCTCGACGGCGGCGACGACGGGCTCGACGTCCACCGGCGCGTCGCGGCCTCCGCTCGGGCGTGGCTCGCTCCCGGCGGGTCCGTACTCGTCGAGACGAGCCGTCGCCAGGCGCCGACCACCGAGGCGCTGCTCCGCGCCGGCGGCCTTTCCACGACGATCGTGCGCGACGACGAGCTCGCGGCGACCGTCGCGATCGGCCGCCGCGCGCCGAACGACTGA
- a CDS encoding chorismate-binding protein: MTRLLSSLLAASTAEVPPFAVIRREHEPTLDVLVGEVVDVRLLADIPLGDAEVLALVPFRQVRERGYAAHDDDAPIRCLVVREREAVAVDEAIELLPRHPVVVADLAVDLSDDDYAEVVRRVIDEEIGRGEGANFVIRRDFTGSTDAAPATAELGWLRQLLEHERGAYWTFAISTPGLAAAGATPERHVSSIDGLVSMNPISGTFRHGAGGPDQGTGDSGPDDSGPDDDALLAFLDDVKEREELVMVVDEELKMMSAVCPDGGRIRGPFLKRMSRLTHTEYLLEGRSTLDPREVLRLTMFAPTVTGSPMGNACAVIARHEPTPRGYYGGVLARFSPRAGGHDLDAPILIRTAYLDATGRVRVPVGATLVRHSDPASEVAETRAKAAGVLTALGALPRVSAPRRALDDDDLGTLLDARNDRLAAFWRTPQASAPARAASAIVVDAGDDFTTMLAHQLRHLGVAARVMPWHEAPAEASEDLVVFGPGPGDPRDADDPRLQRLRSLISARLASGRPMLAVCLSHQVLADLAGLPIAPLPSPRQGVQLEVDVFGETAAIGFYNTFAALAPAGSTTPRLGLEVASDAVSGVVHALRAPRVASVQGHLESVTSPDGLATLERLVEGVLAGQPGFANVTEVARAAG, from the coding sequence ATGACTCGCCTGCTTTCCTCGCTCCTCGCCGCGTCCACCGCTGAGGTGCCCCCTTTCGCCGTCATCCGGCGCGAGCACGAACCGACCCTCGACGTGCTCGTCGGCGAGGTCGTCGACGTCCGCCTGCTCGCCGACATCCCGCTCGGCGACGCCGAGGTGCTGGCGCTCGTCCCCTTCCGCCAGGTGCGCGAGCGCGGGTACGCCGCCCATGACGACGACGCGCCGATCCGGTGCCTCGTCGTGCGGGAGCGGGAGGCGGTCGCCGTCGACGAGGCCATCGAGCTGCTGCCGCGGCATCCGGTGGTCGTCGCCGACCTGGCGGTCGACCTGAGCGACGACGACTACGCCGAGGTCGTGCGCCGGGTCATCGACGAGGAGATCGGGCGCGGCGAGGGCGCGAACTTCGTCATCCGGCGCGACTTCACCGGGTCCACGGATGCCGCGCCGGCAACCGCGGAGCTCGGCTGGCTTCGGCAGCTCCTGGAGCACGAGCGCGGCGCCTACTGGACCTTCGCGATCAGCACGCCGGGCCTCGCGGCGGCGGGCGCGACACCCGAGCGCCATGTGTCGTCGATCGACGGGCTCGTCTCGATGAATCCGATCAGCGGCACGTTCCGGCACGGCGCCGGCGGTCCCGACCAGGGCACCGGCGACAGTGGGCCCGACGACAGCGGGCCCGACGACGACGCCCTCCTCGCCTTCCTCGACGACGTCAAGGAGCGCGAGGAGCTCGTGATGGTCGTCGACGAGGAGCTCAAGATGATGAGCGCGGTGTGCCCCGACGGCGGCCGCATCCGCGGACCCTTCCTGAAGCGGATGTCGCGCCTCACCCACACCGAGTACCTGCTCGAGGGGCGCTCGACGCTCGACCCGCGCGAGGTGCTCCGGCTCACGATGTTCGCCCCGACCGTCACCGGGTCCCCGATGGGCAACGCCTGCGCGGTCATCGCACGTCACGAGCCGACACCGCGCGGCTACTACGGCGGCGTGCTCGCGCGCTTCAGCCCTCGCGCCGGCGGCCACGACCTCGATGCCCCCATCCTGATCCGCACCGCGTACCTCGACGCGACCGGCCGGGTGCGGGTGCCCGTGGGCGCGACGCTCGTGCGGCACTCCGACCCGGCGAGCGAGGTCGCGGAGACCCGCGCGAAGGCGGCCGGCGTGCTCACCGCGCTCGGAGCCCTGCCGAGGGTGAGCGCACCCCGCCGCGCCCTCGACGACGACGACCTCGGCACGCTGCTCGACGCGCGCAACGACCGGCTCGCCGCGTTCTGGCGGACGCCGCAGGCCTCCGCCCCGGCGCGCGCCGCCAGCGCCATCGTCGTCGACGCCGGCGACGACTTCACCACGATGCTCGCCCACCAATTGCGGCACCTCGGCGTGGCGGCGCGGGTGATGCCGTGGCACGAGGCGCCCGCCGAGGCATCCGAGGACCTCGTGGTGTTCGGCCCCGGCCCCGGCGACCCGCGCGACGCGGACGATCCTCGCCTGCAACGGCTTCGGTCACTCATCTCGGCGCGACTGGCGTCCGGGCGGCCCATGCTGGCGGTGTGCCTGAGCCACCAGGTGCTCGCCGATCTCGCCGGGCTGCCGATCGCGCCGTTGCCGTCACCGCGCCAGGGCGTGCAGCTCGAGGTCGACGTGTTCGGCGAGACGGCCGCGATCGGGTTCTACAACACGTTCGCAGCCCTCGCACCCGCGGGCTCCACGACGCCGCGGCTGGGCCTCGAGGTGGCCTCGGATGCCGTGAGCGGGGTGGTGCACGCCCTCCGTGCGCCGCGCGTGGCCTCCGTGCAAGGGCACCTGGAATCCGTCACCTCACCCGACGGACTCGCCACGCTCGAGCGACTGGTCGAGGGAGTTCTCGCAGGTCAGCCCGGGTTTGCGAACGTCACGGAGGTCGCGCGCGCGGCGGGATGA
- a CDS encoding GNAT family N-acetyltransferase, which yields MTDALHTERLLLTPLTLDHLDDYHRVYSDPRTWQHLPTGRHTSRGQSAQAIERSMQSVRTSGFGHCAVVLRAPVGTLGPGSFVGSAGASMLPFGAWNLGYRLAPEAWGHGIAGEAAALSLRAARRAQPDAAVTARVLANNPASVRVLERLGLDLVWQGASSDAPRGADDTTHLERLVFTDRPVDDDTLQAVIALG from the coding sequence ATGACCGACGCACTCCACACCGAACGCCTCCTGCTCACGCCGCTCACACTCGACCACCTCGACGACTACCACCGGGTCTACAGCGACCCCCGCACCTGGCAGCACCTGCCGACCGGCCGGCACACGAGTCGTGGGCAGTCGGCGCAGGCGATCGAGCGCTCGATGCAGAGCGTCCGCACGTCGGGGTTCGGGCATTGCGCGGTCGTGCTCCGTGCACCCGTCGGCACCCTCGGTCCGGGCTCGTTCGTCGGGTCGGCGGGCGCGTCGATGCTGCCGTTCGGCGCGTGGAACCTCGGCTACCGGCTGGCGCCCGAGGCGTGGGGGCACGGCATCGCGGGCGAGGCGGCGGCGCTCTCGCTGCGTGCTGCTCGCCGGGCGCAGCCCGATGCCGCGGTGACCGCCCGCGTGCTCGCGAACAACCCCGCGTCGGTGCGTGTGCTGGAACGACTCGGGCTCGACCTCGTCTGGCAGGGCGCGTCGAGCGATGCGCCGCGGGGTGCCGACGACACCACGCATCTCGAACGGCTGGTCTTCACCGACCGGCCCGTCGACGACGACACACTCCAGGCGGTCATCGCATTGGGCTGA
- a CDS encoding DNA-formamidopyrimidine glycosylase family protein, whose amino-acid sequence MPELPEVDALVGFLRERAVGHAVAGATVAAISALKTFDPPLQQLTGATIEAASRHGKFVDLAVGDLHLVFHLARAGWLRWYEELPKTVIRPGKSPIALRVRLDDGAGFDLTEAGTKKSLAVYVVRDPVEVPGIARLGPDPTAPDFTLDDFAGILAGRRTQIKGLLRDQSVFAGVGNAYSDEILHNARMSPYALAAKLKPDEVERLYHALRDTLSDAIAAAAGRPPEQLKDSKRTRMQVHGRTGEACPVCGDTVREVIFADSTFQYCPTCQTGGKPLADRVLSRLLK is encoded by the coding sequence GTGCCTGAGCTTCCCGAGGTGGATGCGCTCGTGGGCTTCCTCCGCGAGCGTGCGGTGGGTCATGCCGTCGCCGGGGCGACCGTCGCGGCGATCTCGGCGCTGAAGACGTTCGATCCGCCGCTGCAGCAGCTCACCGGGGCGACGATCGAGGCCGCGAGCCGGCACGGCAAGTTCGTCGACCTCGCAGTGGGCGACCTGCACCTCGTGTTCCACCTGGCCCGCGCCGGCTGGCTGCGGTGGTACGAAGAGCTCCCCAAGACCGTCATCCGGCCGGGCAAGTCGCCCATCGCGCTGCGCGTCCGCCTCGACGACGGGGCGGGATTCGACCTCACCGAGGCCGGCACGAAGAAGTCGCTGGCGGTCTACGTCGTGCGCGACCCGGTCGAGGTGCCCGGCATCGCCCGGCTGGGCCCCGATCCGACGGCGCCCGACTTCACGCTCGACGACTTCGCGGGCATCCTCGCCGGCCGTCGCACCCAGATCAAGGGGCTGCTGCGCGACCAGTCGGTGTTCGCCGGTGTGGGCAACGCCTACTCCGACGAGATCCTGCACAACGCGCGCATGTCACCGTACGCGCTCGCCGCCAAGTTGAAGCCCGACGAGGTCGAACGCCTCTACCACGCGCTGCGCGACACGCTCTCCGATGCCATCGCGGCCGCGGCGGGCCGGCCTCCCGAACAGCTCAAGGACTCCAAGCGCACCCGCATGCAGGTGCACGGCCGCACGGGCGAGGCATGCCCCGTGTGCGGCGACACCGTGCGCGAGGTCATCTTCGCGGACTCGACGTTCCAGTACTGCCCGACGTGCCAGACGGGCGGCAAGCCGCTCGCCGATCGCGTGCTCTCCCGACTGCTCAAGTGA
- a CDS encoding GNAT family N-acetyltransferase translates to MIRPVPIADDAVLRLLDAGDAAALAAAYVRNREHLTPWEPVRDDAFFTEEGQAADLDAQLASAVAGASLPLALEERSTGRIIGRFTISGIIRGPFQSAHVGYWVDGASNGRGLATSAVREVLRISRDELGLHRVQAVTLPHNAASQRVLERNGFERIGFAPRYLQIAGRWQDHDLFQAILHD, encoded by the coding sequence ATGATCCGCCCCGTCCCGATCGCCGACGACGCCGTGCTCCGCCTCCTCGACGCCGGCGACGCGGCCGCCCTCGCCGCCGCGTACGTCCGCAACCGGGAGCACCTCACCCCCTGGGAGCCGGTGCGCGACGATGCGTTCTTCACCGAGGAGGGGCAGGCCGCCGACCTCGACGCGCAGCTCGCGAGCGCCGTCGCGGGCGCGTCCCTGCCGCTGGCGCTCGAGGAGCGGTCGACCGGGCGCATCATCGGGCGGTTCACGATCTCGGGCATCATCCGCGGCCCGTTCCAGAGCGCGCACGTCGGGTACTGGGTGGACGGCGCGAGCAACGGCCGGGGCCTCGCCACGTCGGCGGTGCGCGAGGTCCTCCGGATCTCCCGTGACGAGCTCGGACTGCACCGGGTGCAGGCGGTGACGCTGCCGCACAACGCCGCCTCGCAGCGCGTGCTCGAGCGCAACGGATTCGAGCGCATCGGATTCGCACCCCGCTACCTGCAGATCGCCGGCCGCTGGCAGGACCACGACCTCTTCCAGGCGATCCTGCACGACTGA